In one Deinococcus sp. QL22 genomic region, the following are encoded:
- a CDS encoding carbohydrate ABC transporter permease, whose protein sequence is MTATPSPPSIPQQVNSRWDKFQRRYAPYIFISPFFLLFFAFSLFPILFNAYLSVHNWQPGSGLGDMKFVGLRNFTDNLTDPTFWLSLRNTAILALESGVPQHLIALPLAFAIHMGLKRVQSLVTAVYFLPYITSVVAISVVFFTLFSWQYGALNAGLNALHNLPLIGGLFPGEKINWLGEAQYVQPAIATVVVWRYVGWNVLLYLAGLQAIPNDIYEAASIDGATRAQQFRFITLPLLRPTIFLAVTLTLIGGFQLFEEPFVLTNGTGGTGQQGLTTIMYMFRTYNAYSDAGVAAAMSWLLFAVIGVLSLINNRIFGRSGLAGKD, encoded by the coding sequence ATGACCGCTACCCCGTCTCCACCGTCTATACCCCAGCAGGTCAACAGCCGTTGGGACAAGTTTCAGCGGCGCTACGCGCCCTATATTTTCATCAGCCCGTTCTTCCTGCTGTTCTTCGCGTTCAGCCTGTTTCCGATCCTGTTCAACGCTTACCTGTCGGTGCACAACTGGCAACCTGGGAGCGGCCTGGGCGATATGAAGTTCGTGGGTCTGCGCAACTTCACCGACAACCTGACCGACCCGACCTTCTGGCTGTCGCTCCGCAACACGGCGATTCTGGCCTTAGAGAGCGGCGTGCCGCAGCACCTGATTGCTCTGCCGCTGGCCTTCGCGATTCACATGGGGTTAAAGCGGGTGCAGTCGCTGGTGACAGCTGTCTATTTCCTGCCCTACATCACCTCGGTGGTGGCGATTTCGGTGGTGTTCTTCACGCTCTTTTCCTGGCAATACGGAGCGCTGAACGCAGGCCTGAACGCGCTGCACAACCTGCCTCTGATCGGCGGCCTCTTCCCCGGCGAAAAGATCAACTGGTTGGGCGAGGCGCAGTACGTGCAGCCTGCAATCGCAACGGTCGTGGTGTGGCGCTATGTGGGCTGGAACGTGCTGCTCTACTTGGCCGGACTCCAGGCCATTCCGAACGACATCTACGAGGCCGCCAGCATTGACGGCGCCACCCGCGCTCAACAGTTCCGCTTCATTACGCTGCCGCTGCTGCGGCCTACCATCTTCTTGGCAGTCACCTTGACCCTGATCGGCGGTTTCCAGCTGTTCGAGGAACCCTTTGTGCTGACCAACGGTACGGGTGGCACGGGCCAGCAGGGCCTCACCACCATCATGTACATGTTCCGCACCTACAACGCCTATTCTGATGCAGGCGTGGCCGCCGCGATGTCTTGGCTGCTGTTTGCTGTCATCGGCGTGCTGTCCCTGATCAATAACCGCATCTTTGGCCGCAGCGGTCTGGCCGGGAAGGACTGA
- a CDS encoding carbohydrate ABC transporter permease — MTSTPLATPVVQPRRPSRGTKPLSRAAAILLLVLGGILTLLPFYFMFVFATHPRQDIFSLPPPVWFGSNLEANYTSLLGRTPFWRNLWNSLYLAVLTTATTLFFCTLGGYAFAMYSFKGKKVLFNMLLATLLIPSTLNIVPFALIMQAMGWIDTPRALWVPGMASAFGIFLMRQYIGTAIPIELVEAARIDGCSEFGIFRRIIAPLSAPALATLGLVTFVQSWNSFLGPLVIFRSAETYTAPLALRTLQGIANTDWGALMCGVALTVLPLLILFAIASRRLIDGLTSGAIKG, encoded by the coding sequence ATGACTTCTACTCCCCTGGCTACGCCCGTCGTCCAGCCCCGCCGCCCCTCGCGGGGCACCAAGCCTCTCAGCCGAGCCGCTGCAATCTTGCTGCTGGTTCTGGGCGGCATTCTGACCCTGCTGCCCTTTTACTTTATGTTCGTGTTCGCCACCCATCCCCGGCAAGACATCTTTTCGTTGCCTCCGCCCGTGTGGTTCGGCAGCAACCTGGAGGCCAATTACACCAGTCTGCTGGGGCGGACTCCGTTCTGGCGCAACCTCTGGAACAGCCTGTATCTGGCCGTATTGACCACCGCAACGACGCTGTTTTTCTGCACACTGGGCGGCTACGCCTTCGCGATGTACTCCTTCAAAGGCAAAAAAGTGCTCTTTAACATGCTGCTCGCGACCCTGCTGATTCCCAGCACCCTGAACATCGTGCCGTTCGCGCTGATCATGCAGGCCATGGGCTGGATCGACACGCCCCGCGCCCTGTGGGTTCCGGGTATGGCCAGCGCTTTCGGAATCTTTCTGATGCGCCAGTACATTGGCACGGCCATTCCCATCGAACTGGTAGAGGCCGCCCGCATTGATGGATGCAGTGAATTTGGCATCTTCCGCCGGATCATCGCGCCGCTGTCTGCACCTGCACTGGCCACCTTGGGCCTGGTCACGTTCGTGCAGTCCTGGAACAGTTTCCTGGGGCCGTTGGTGATCTTCCGCAGCGCCGAAACCTACACCGCTCCCCTGGCCCTGCGCACCCTGCAAGGCATCGCTAACACTGATTGGGGGGCCCTGATGTGCGGCGTGGCCCTCACGGTTCTGCCCCTGCTGATTTTGTTCGCCATTGCCAGCCGCCGCCTGATCGACGGTCTGACCAGCGGCGCCATCAAAGGCTGA
- a CDS encoding GH1 family beta-glucosidase, which produces MTSLPQTVSTPDVKISDLLRSDFPAHFTFGVATSAFQIEGATQEGGRGPSIWDTFCREPGRIRDGSNGDVACDHYHRLDEDLDLIARLNVSAYRFSVAWPRIQPTGTGPANEEGLAFYERLIDGLIARGLEPHLTLYHWDLPQALQDLGGWTHRETAYHFAEYARIVAERLGPKVKSIATLNEPWCSSILSYQIGEHAPGWHSRPAALAAAHHLLLGHGLAMQQMRALNLGAELGLVLNLDSAYSDTPDDLPGVQLADGTFNRWFLDPVLRGQYPHDIWTHYGADVPDVQPGDLNIMQTPMDFLGVNYYSRTFVSAAGRKPQGATYTDMGWEVYPQGLTDLLVRLHHSYAGLPPLLITENGAAYPDELGTDGQIHDVARVEYLQQHLNAVREAIKAGVDVRGYFAWSLMDNFEWAYGYGKRFGLVYVDYETQARTLKDSAKWYQGFLG; this is translated from the coding sequence ATGACCAGCCTGCCCCAAACTGTTTCCACTCCTGACGTAAAAATCTCCGACCTGCTCCGTTCCGATTTTCCGGCCCACTTCACCTTTGGCGTGGCGACTTCTGCCTTCCAGATCGAAGGAGCCACGCAGGAGGGCGGGCGTGGGCCGAGCATCTGGGATACGTTTTGCCGCGAACCGGGCCGGATTCGGGACGGCAGTAACGGCGACGTGGCCTGCGATCATTACCACCGCCTGGACGAAGACCTTGACCTGATTGCCCGCCTGAACGTATCGGCGTACCGCTTCAGCGTGGCGTGGCCGCGCATTCAGCCCACCGGCACTGGCCCCGCCAACGAAGAGGGCTTGGCGTTCTACGAGCGCCTGATCGACGGCCTGATCGCGCGTGGCCTGGAGCCTCACCTGACGCTGTACCACTGGGATTTGCCGCAAGCCCTGCAAGATCTGGGCGGCTGGACACACCGCGAGACGGCTTACCATTTTGCCGAATACGCCCGGATCGTGGCCGAACGCCTGGGGCCTAAAGTCAAGAGTATTGCCACCCTGAACGAGCCGTGGTGTAGCAGCATTCTCAGCTACCAGATTGGTGAGCACGCCCCCGGTTGGCACAGTCGCCCCGCGGCCCTCGCGGCCGCCCATCACCTGTTGCTGGGGCACGGCCTCGCCATGCAGCAGATGCGGGCGCTGAATCTGGGGGCCGAGCTGGGGCTGGTGCTGAATCTGGATTCGGCCTATAGCGATACTCCCGACGATTTGCCGGGCGTGCAACTGGCAGACGGCACCTTCAACCGTTGGTTCTTAGACCCTGTGCTGCGGGGCCAGTACCCGCACGACATCTGGACACACTACGGGGCCGACGTGCCAGACGTTCAACCCGGCGACCTGAACATCATGCAGACCCCTATGGACTTCTTGGGCGTCAATTACTATTCCCGCACTTTCGTCAGTGCGGCGGGCCGCAAGCCGCAAGGCGCCACGTACACCGACATGGGCTGGGAAGTGTACCCGCAGGGCCTGACTGACCTGCTGGTGCGCCTGCACCACAGCTACGCGGGCCTGCCGCCTCTGCTGATCACCGAAAACGGCGCGGCCTACCCCGACGAACTCGGCACCGACGGCCAAATTCACGACGTGGCCCGCGTGGAGTACTTGCAGCAGCACCTGAACGCCGTGCGCGAAGCAATAAAGGCAGGCGTGGATGTGCGCGGCTACTTTGCATGGAGTCTGATGGACAACTTCGAATGGGCGTATGGCTACGGCAAACGTTTTGGGCTGGTGTACGTGGATTATGAAACGCAGGCCCGGACATTGAAGGACAGTGCCAAGTGGTATCAGGGGTTTTTGGGCTAA
- a CDS encoding glycosyltransferase family 2 protein produces MTESVSPVFSIIVAVYNAQRYLEETLRALSAQTFSAFEVVMVNDGSTDQSAELAQKFCDQDPRFRLFHTPNQGISPTRNLAVQHATAPWIAVCDADDTWTPDKLELQHRFIQQWAATQAEPMLALGTSGDLINGKGEQIRMVNTQERPWPTVLHDEATLHELHMINSSVVFQREVFLRLGGYRAEYTPTEDTDLWVRFSEHGAVINMPDHLTHYRMHSSNISESHYPVMILNLYRIQANTERRRQQLPEWSAEQFTARMRQNRPQYVRTMKNLQHMKYYNRAKNRWGNGHYLGVVAPLVQACLVSPSRTVKLFLRSEVYRTSRLHWRRHPG; encoded by the coding sequence GTGACTGAATCTGTTTCCCCTGTCTTCTCAATTATTGTGGCCGTCTACAACGCACAGCGTTATCTGGAAGAGACGTTGCGGGCGTTGTCGGCCCAAACCTTTTCGGCCTTTGAAGTGGTAATGGTCAACGATGGGTCAACCGACCAGAGCGCCGAGCTGGCCCAGAAATTTTGTGACCAAGATCCACGGTTCCGGCTGTTCCATACGCCCAACCAGGGCATTTCGCCCACCCGGAATCTGGCTGTGCAGCACGCGACTGCGCCGTGGATTGCGGTGTGTGACGCCGACGACACGTGGACGCCAGACAAATTGGAACTCCAGCACCGTTTTATTCAGCAGTGGGCGGCCACCCAAGCAGAGCCGATGCTTGCGCTGGGGACATCGGGCGACCTGATCAACGGTAAAGGCGAGCAGATCCGGATGGTGAATACCCAGGAGCGGCCCTGGCCTACGGTGCTGCACGACGAGGCCACCTTGCACGAGCTGCACATGATCAATTCCTCGGTGGTCTTTCAGCGTGAGGTTTTTCTGCGTCTGGGAGGCTACCGCGCCGAATACACGCCCACCGAGGACACCGATCTGTGGGTGCGCTTTTCGGAACACGGGGCCGTCATCAACATGCCCGACCACCTCACGCATTACCGCATGCACAGCAGCAATATTTCGGAATCACACTACCCGGTCATGATTCTCAATTTGTACCGCATTCAGGCCAATACCGAGCGGCGGCGGCAGCAGTTGCCCGAATGGAGCGCCGAGCAATTTACAGCCCGAATGCGCCAGAACCGCCCGCAGTATGTCCGCACCATGAAAAATTTGCAGCACATGAAGTACTACAACCGCGCCAAAAACCGCTGGGGCAACGGGCACTACCTGGGGGTCGTGGCTCCCTTGGTGCAGGCCTGTCTGGTGTCTCCGAGCCGCACTGTGAAGCTGTTTCTCCGCAGCGAGGTCTACCGTACCAGCCGTCTGCACTGGCGCAGGCATCCGGGATGA
- a CDS encoding ABC transporter permease has translation MAWSELWRYRELLLFLAWRDLLVRYKQTAIGVAWSVVRPLATMAIFTFVFSRVAQLPTTGDAPYAVLVYAAMLPWNFFAGALADSSNSLANNASIITKVYFPRLLIPASTVLVNLVDFLISLVVLLLLMLVLGADFSWRMLLLPLFLLPALMGAFGLGLSLGALNVKYRDVRHLIPFVTQFGLYLSPVGFSSTVILEQWRLLYSLNPLVGVIDSFRWAIVGGASPFPWQSVLISVGVVCGLLALGLWVFRRTEQHFADVI, from the coding sequence ATGGCCTGGTCAGAGTTGTGGCGATACCGCGAACTGCTGCTGTTTTTGGCCTGGCGGGACTTGCTGGTGCGCTACAAGCAAACGGCGATTGGCGTGGCCTGGAGCGTTGTCCGGCCTCTGGCGACCATGGCTATTTTTACCTTCGTGTTCAGCCGGGTCGCGCAGTTGCCCACCACCGGAGACGCCCCTTACGCCGTGCTGGTCTACGCCGCCATGTTGCCGTGGAATTTTTTTGCGGGCGCATTGGCCGACAGCAGCAATTCTCTTGCCAACAACGCTTCGATCATTACCAAGGTCTACTTTCCGCGCCTGCTGATTCCGGCCAGCACCGTGTTGGTCAATCTGGTGGATTTTCTGATCTCGCTGGTGGTCTTGTTGTTGCTGATGCTGGTACTGGGTGCCGACTTTTCGTGGCGCATGCTGCTCTTGCCGCTGTTTCTTCTGCCCGCCCTGATGGGAGCCTTTGGGCTGGGCCTCAGCCTCGGTGCCCTGAATGTCAAATACCGTGATGTCCGGCACCTGATTCCCTTCGTGACCCAGTTCGGCCTGTACCTATCCCCAGTCGGCTTTAGCAGCACCGTGATTCTGGAGCAGTGGCGTCTGCTGTACTCGCTCAATCCGCTGGTGGGCGTTATCGACAGTTTCCGCTGGGCCATTGTCGGTGGGGCGTCGCCTTTTCCCTGGCAGTCGGTGCTGATCTCGGTGGGGGTCGTGTGCGGCCTCTTGGCGCTGGGCCTGTGGGTCTTCCGCCGCACCGAGCAGCACTTTGCTGACGTGATCTGA
- a CDS encoding ABC transporter ATP-binding protein, whose amino-acid sequence MTTMIEIQRVSKRYMLRREAAPAPTTLREALTRRPRRATAPTDDFWALRDISFKVEQGERLGIVGRNGAGKSTLLKILSRIVQPSSGHIGMRGRVASLLEVGTGFHPELTGRENIFLNGAILGMSRNEIRRRFDEIVAFSEVERFLETPVKHYSSGMYVRLAFSVAAHLEPEILIVDEVLAVGDLAFQKKCLGKLQDVGEQGRTVIFVSHNLAAINQLCTTGVLLDGGKVQQAGPVAGVVSAYLGQHSVARTSADLHHRAGRPGSGGVQFLWARLLGPEGQPLQTASLGEDLTVEFGLELTAHEFGNPVQLSVLLRASDGTPLANLTDLDERFQISSAVRQHTVRVRLSDLRLYPDTYFFSLWAGSDYGDQTYDFAEDCLGFDVVDGGQLTSRRLNLKAGRIFLSADWSQPSGNAVPPPSAGLLKTD is encoded by the coding sequence ATGACCACCATGATCGAAATTCAGCGGGTGTCCAAACGCTATATGCTGCGGCGAGAAGCGGCCCCAGCCCCCACCACCTTGCGGGAAGCGCTGACCCGTAGACCGCGCCGGGCAACCGCACCCACCGACGATTTCTGGGCGCTCCGGGACATATCCTTTAAGGTCGAGCAGGGCGAGCGCCTAGGTATCGTGGGGCGCAACGGGGCCGGAAAATCCACCCTGCTCAAAATCCTCTCGCGGATCGTGCAGCCGTCGAGTGGGCACATTGGCATGCGGGGCCGCGTTGCCAGCCTGCTGGAAGTGGGCACCGGCTTTCATCCTGAACTGACAGGCCGCGAGAACATTTTCTTGAACGGAGCCATTCTGGGCATGAGCCGCAACGAAATCCGGCGGCGCTTCGATGAAATTGTGGCCTTTTCGGAGGTCGAGCGGTTTCTGGAAACCCCCGTGAAGCACTATTCCAGTGGCATGTACGTGCGGCTCGCCTTTTCAGTGGCCGCCCATCTGGAGCCGGAAATCCTGATCGTAGACGAGGTGTTGGCAGTGGGCGACCTCGCTTTTCAAAAGAAGTGCTTGGGCAAGCTGCAAGACGTGGGCGAGCAAGGCCGAACCGTCATTTTTGTCAGTCACAATCTGGCCGCCATCAATCAGCTGTGTACTACGGGCGTGCTGCTGGACGGCGGGAAAGTGCAGCAGGCTGGCCCGGTGGCCGGGGTAGTGTCGGCCTATCTGGGGCAGCACAGCGTGGCCCGCACCAGCGCCGACCTGCACCACCGGGCGGGGCGGCCCGGCAGCGGCGGCGTGCAGTTCTTGTGGGCGCGGTTGCTGGGGCCAGAGGGTCAGCCCCTTCAAACCGCTTCTTTGGGAGAAGACCTGACCGTCGAATTTGGGCTGGAACTCACGGCGCACGAGTTCGGCAATCCGGTGCAGTTGTCGGTGCTGTTGCGGGCCTCCGACGGCACACCACTGGCTAACCTGACCGATCTGGACGAACGCTTCCAGATCAGCAGCGCGGTGCGGCAACACACCGTGCGGGTTCGGCTCAGTGACCTGCGGCTCTACCCTGACACCTATTTCTTCAGCCTGTGGGCGGGCAGCGATTACGGCGACCAGACCTACGATTTTGCCGAAGACTGTTTGGGCTTTGACGTGGTGGACGGCGGGCAGCTCACCTCACGTCGCCTGAATCTCAAGGCGGGCCGCATCTTCCTGAGTGCCGATTGGAGTCAGCCCAGCGGGAACGCTGTTCCACCGCCCTCTGCTGGCCTCCTCAAGACGGATTGA
- a CDS encoding acyltransferase: MTSAPTEHAGVKRGQPAPPDSPAPARLPQLSALTGVRFAAALVVVCLHSRKTLEGQIPDELMSFIRSGQVGVTFFFILSGFILTYTYATSEGKLNTPQRAFWLARLARIYPVYLLGLLLAAPYFLLPVLHRWPNATEWGAALLSPLLLQAWLPQTACIWNCPGWSLSVEAFFYALFPLALGFGVWRAGQGRGRQLGWTALLLWGLTLTPPLLYFLLSERPFPEESLVADTFYYNPLFRLPEFLLGMLLGARFLRGRRSSPRQAVWATVLGLAGTVLIMTFAHLFVPSFLRNTLIVPVLALLLWGLAHGGGWIARAFAWPPIVLLGEASYSLYILHIPVLQWLSSAWRRLLPGTPLDLSFFVVYLALLIPLSLLTYKLLERPAQQFLRRKWAKNGPRLNPS, from the coding sequence GTGACCTCGGCCCCGACCGAGCATGCGGGCGTAAAGCGGGGGCAGCCTGCTCCGCCCGACTCGCCAGCCCCGGCGCGTTTGCCCCAATTGTCTGCACTGACGGGCGTGCGGTTCGCAGCGGCCCTAGTGGTGGTCTGCCTCCACAGCCGCAAAACATTAGAAGGCCAGATTCCGGACGAACTGATGTCATTTATTCGGTCGGGGCAAGTGGGCGTCACGTTCTTTTTTATCCTGTCGGGATTCATTCTGACCTACACCTATGCCACCTCCGAAGGCAAACTGAATACCCCACAGCGGGCCTTTTGGCTGGCACGATTGGCGCGGATTTACCCGGTGTATCTGCTGGGACTGCTGCTGGCTGCACCGTACTTCCTGCTGCCCGTGCTGCACCGCTGGCCCAATGCCACCGAGTGGGGGGCGGCGTTGCTGTCGCCCCTTCTGCTGCAAGCGTGGCTGCCCCAGACGGCCTGCATCTGGAATTGTCCGGGTTGGAGCCTGTCTGTCGAGGCGTTTTTCTATGCCTTATTTCCCCTGGCGCTGGGGTTCGGCGTGTGGCGTGCCGGTCAGGGCCGGGGTCGACAGCTGGGTTGGACTGCCCTGCTGCTCTGGGGCCTGACGCTAACACCGCCGCTGCTGTACTTCCTGCTGTCAGAACGGCCCTTTCCAGAGGAGTCGTTGGTGGCCGACACCTTCTATTACAATCCCCTGTTCCGCTTGCCCGAATTCCTGCTGGGCATGCTGTTGGGCGCACGTTTTCTCCGTGGCCGCAGGTCTTCGCCCAGGCAGGCGGTTTGGGCCACCGTGCTGGGGTTGGCCGGAACGGTGCTGATCATGACCTTTGCCCACCTGTTCGTTCCGTCGTTTCTGCGCAATACTCTGATCGTGCCTGTATTGGCCCTGCTGCTGTGGGGCTTGGCGCACGGCGGAGGCTGGATCGCGCGGGCCTTTGCTTGGCCGCCTATAGTCTTGTTGGGCGAGGCAAGCTACAGCCTGTATATCCTGCACATTCCTGTGCTCCAATGGCTGTCCAGTGCGTGGCGGCGTCTGTTACCTGGCACGCCGCTGGATCTGAGCTTTTTTGTGGTGTATCTCGCGCTGCTGATTCCGCTGTCTCTTCTGACGTACAAGCTGCTGGAACGTCCTGCCCAGCAGTTTTTGCGGCGCAAGTGGGCAAAAAATGGCCCCCGACTCAATCCGTCTTGA
- a CDS encoding glycosyltransferase: MNQPAPPLVSVIIPAYNSAQYLPEAIESVLAQTYPHVEAVVVNDGSTDHSEEVLREYQARDPRVKVVCQPNAGLPSARNTGIQASSGQFLCYLDADDVIHPEKIQQQLGYLLAHPDVDLVYSDYSRADENLQFLNDEVIRIRQMPLREAYVYTNVFPVMSPLLRRSLADRVGGFDPALRAAEDWDYWVRCERAGTFGYLPGLFSVYRIHGTQMHKDYEFMLKYCRMAAAKNFPNDPRSYRRMIGSVLWWQFGLKIRQRGCSRFQALFSPDLLGSALKMVWEVKSLKDALFIRSIFRHGL, encoded by the coding sequence GTGAATCAGCCCGCCCCCCCGCTCGTTTCCGTGATTATTCCCGCTTACAACTCGGCCCAGTATCTTCCAGAGGCCATAGAGAGCGTGCTGGCGCAAACTTACCCCCATGTGGAGGCGGTGGTGGTCAACGACGGCTCGACAGACCACTCCGAAGAAGTGTTGCGGGAGTATCAGGCCCGTGACCCGCGCGTGAAAGTGGTCTGCCAACCCAATGCAGGCCTTCCCTCAGCCCGCAACACTGGAATTCAGGCCTCCAGCGGTCAATTCCTGTGCTATCTGGACGCAGACGACGTGATTCACCCGGAGAAAATTCAACAGCAACTCGGTTATCTGCTGGCCCACCCGGACGTTGATCTGGTCTACTCGGATTACAGCCGCGCCGACGAGAACTTGCAGTTTCTGAACGATGAAGTGATCCGGATTCGGCAGATGCCTTTGCGTGAGGCTTACGTATATACCAACGTGTTTCCCGTGATGTCGCCCCTGTTGCGGCGCAGCTTGGCAGACCGAGTGGGCGGGTTCGATCCGGCGCTGCGGGCGGCAGAAGACTGGGATTACTGGGTGCGCTGCGAGCGGGCCGGAACGTTCGGCTACCTGCCCGGCCTGTTTTCGGTGTACCGAATTCACGGCACGCAGATGCACAAGGACTACGAATTTATGTTGAAGTACTGCCGGATGGCGGCGGCCAAGAACTTTCCCAACGATCCCCGCAGCTACAGGCGCATGATCGGGTCGGTGCTGTGGTGGCAGTTTGGCCTCAAAATACGGCAGCGGGGGTGCAGCCGGTTTCAGGCCCTCTTCTCGCCTGACCTGCTCGGCAGCGCCCTCAAGATGGTCTGGGAGGTCAAGAGCCTCAAAGACGCCCTGTTTATCCGCTCTATTTTCAGGCACGGGCTGTGA
- a CDS encoding transcriptional regulator, with the protein MGGLFRKQRVVEGGDLKLVANALNSDTRLQILSLLSHNVLNLTELTAALGLPHSTVSFHIKHLESAGLLEVEYSPGTRGSQKLISKRYDQLEFRLPGAEVEAADDVVDVSMPIGNYTQISAQPTCGLSAEHKLIGLLDDPRAFFEPEHVFAQALWFGKSGHVEYTFPNNLPLGSAATEFELSMEVCSEAPQYNPDWPSDLTLWVNEVEVGTWTCPGDLGGVRAHLTPAWWDANQTTHGFLKRWRVTPKGAYIDGERLSGVALEQLKLNQSNHIRIRLGVKPDARHQGGLNLFGRHFGNYPQDLQMRLRYAFGNAEK; encoded by the coding sequence ATGGGTGGTCTGTTTAGGAAACAAAGGGTCGTGGAGGGCGGTGACCTGAAATTGGTGGCCAATGCACTGAATTCCGATACGCGGCTGCAAATTTTGAGCCTGCTGTCGCACAATGTCCTCAACCTGACGGAACTGACGGCGGCACTTGGCCTTCCACACTCCACCGTCAGCTTTCATATCAAGCACCTCGAATCGGCGGGCCTGTTGGAAGTGGAGTATTCGCCCGGCACACGCGGTTCTCAAAAACTGATCAGCAAGCGCTACGATCAACTGGAATTCAGGCTGCCCGGCGCGGAGGTCGAGGCCGCAGACGACGTGGTGGACGTGAGCATGCCCATCGGCAACTACACCCAGATCAGCGCCCAGCCGACCTGCGGCCTGTCAGCGGAACACAAATTGATTGGCCTGCTCGACGATCCCCGCGCCTTTTTCGAGCCGGAACATGTGTTTGCACAGGCCCTCTGGTTCGGCAAATCGGGGCATGTGGAATACACCTTTCCCAACAATTTGCCGCTTGGGTCGGCGGCTACCGAGTTTGAACTGAGTATGGAAGTCTGCTCGGAAGCGCCGCAGTACAACCCCGATTGGCCCTCCGACCTGACGCTGTGGGTGAACGAGGTCGAAGTCGGCACGTGGACGTGCCCCGGCGATCTGGGCGGCGTGCGTGCCCACCTGACGCCCGCCTGGTGGGACGCCAACCAGACTACGCACGGTTTCCTGAAACGCTGGCGCGTGACCCCAAAAGGCGCATACATAGACGGCGAGCGGCTATCGGGTGTGGCGTTGGAGCAGCTAAAACTGAACCAGAGCAACCACATCCGCATTCGCCTCGGCGTGAAGCCGGATGCCCGCCATCAGGGTGGCCTGAACTTGTTTGGCCGCCACTTCGGCAATTACCCGCAAGATTTGCAGATGCGCCTGCGCTACGCTTTCGGGAACGCCGAAAAATAG